The sequence CACTGGCAAACCACGCCCTTCCAGGTAACGCACACTGTCTGGAGTGTATAAAACCGGCAATGGCAGGTGACCGCCAATGCTGTAGGTCAAAAGACCGGTTTCTTCATCAATCACGCCGCCCACCATCGTCACGTGCTTGCCCAGCTTGCAGCTGATCAGGCCCCGGTTGATGTGGCCCAGCACTTGCGAGGGAGTGAACTCTGGCAAGGTGCCGTTGCGTTTGGATTCGAACAACAGCCGTGTGGTCATGAATTTCAACAACACGGTCACGAATGCAGAGGATGCGCCATGGCCGGAAACGTCGGCCAGGTAGAACGCGACACGCCGCTCATCAACGCGGAAGTAGTCGACAAAATCACCCGACAGGTACAGCGACGGGATGATTTGGTGGGCAAACTGGAACTCGTCGATGGTCCAGGGACTGACCGGCAGCATGTTCATCTGTACCTGGCGACCGGCGTTCTGGTCTTCCTGGAGCAGGTTCAGACTGGCTTCGAGTTCACGGTTGGCGGTTTCCAGCTTTTCACGGTAGCGCTGGTTTTCCAGCAGCAACCGTGCACGATCCAGGGCACGGCGCACCGAGTGCTCCAGTACCGCCAGGTCTTCCAGAGGCTTGATCAGGTAATCGGCGGCGCCCAGGCGCAAGGCCTCGACCGCGTCGTTCATTACCCCGGCACCGGACACGACAATCACCGGCGTCTGCGGGGCGATATCGGTCACTTGGCGGATCAGCTCGAGGCCGCCCACCTGAGGCATGCGCAGGTCGCAGATCACTAGGTCGGGCTTGTCGCGCTCGAACACCTGGAGACCCTGGAGGCCGTTGCTGGCCTGCAGGACGCTGAAG is a genomic window of Pseudomonas sp. ADAK18 containing:
- the rssB gene encoding two-component system response regulator RssB, with protein sequence MQKTSATLLIIDDDEVVRASLAAYLEDSGFSVLQASNGLQGLQVFERDKPDLVICDLRMPQVGGLELIRQVTDIAPQTPVIVVSGAGVMNDAVEALRLGAADYLIKPLEDLAVLEHSVRRALDRARLLLENQRYREKLETANRELEASLNLLQEDQNAGRQVQMNMLPVSPWTIDEFQFAHQIIPSLYLSGDFVDYFRVDERRVAFYLADVSGHGASSAFVTVLLKFMTTRLLFESKRNGTLPEFTPSQVLGHINRGLISCKLGKHVTMVGGVIDEETGLLTYSIGGHLPLPVLYTPDSVRYLEGRGLPVGLFNEATYEDHILELPPTFSLTLMSDGILDLLSEPTLKEKEAALPQRVRSAGGSLDGLRQVFGLATLGEMPDDIALLVLSRNL